One window of the Acidimicrobiia bacterium genome contains the following:
- a CDS encoding MmgE/PrpD family protein — MPLQALAKGGTVGTVEFAEFISQTKYEDLPASAVAAIKSVIVDTLAVTVAGVAEPASEALSDLLSKYGGAPISTVIGRPFKTDPASAALLNGTAAHALDYDDYCFAMSGHPSAVILPPI; from the coding sequence TACAAGCGCTAGCCAAGGGCGGGACAGTCGGTACGGTCGAGTTTGCTGAGTTCATCTCCCAAACCAAGTACGAGGATCTACCGGCGTCAGCCGTGGCTGCGATCAAGTCGGTCATTGTCGATACTTTGGCGGTGACGGTTGCCGGGGTCGCGGAACCGGCTTCCGAAGCTCTGTCCGATTTGCTGTCCAAGTACGGGGGCGCACCAATCTCAACGGTGATTGGTCGACCTTTCAAGACCGATCCAGCCTCGGCGGCGCTATTGAACGGAACTGCAGCCCACGCCCTTGACTATGACGACTACTGCTTTGCGATGAGCGGTCATCCGAGTGCTGTCATTCTGCCTCCGATTTT